Genomic segment of Fastidiosipila sp.:
CTCTCTTTACTTACAGAGCGCTGACATCAGAGGGCACTGTTCAAGCAGGTGAGATGACAGCCAAGAGCGAATCCGAGGCCCTGGCCAAGATCCGGGCCCTGGGTCACACGCCCATCAAGGTCGAGGAAAAGGCCCAGACCTCACGCAAGGTGGGCGGTTCCCTGACGCGTCAGAAGGTCAAGCTGGATCACCTGAAAATTTTCTGTAAGCAGCTTGAAACCATGCTGAACGCAGGTTTATCGCTTCACAGCTCCCTCGATATCCTGGCCGAGCAGACGGAAAGCAAACAATTCGCCGAAATAATCAAGGAAGTCAATATCGCCATCCTGAAAGGCTCTTCGCTGTCCGAAGCCATGAAGAAGTACCCCAAAGTCTTCCCTGAGCTCATGGTCAGCCTGACCGCGGCCGGTGAAAAAAGCGGCCGCCTGGATGAAGTCATGGGAAGGCTGGCCGTCCAGTATGAGCGGGAGGCCAAGGTTAAGAACAAGATGCGGAACGCCATGATCTACCCGGCCATCCTGGGTATCATTACCGTCATCGCCATGGCTGTCATCATGATTTTTGTGGTACCGACCTTTGTCGACATCTTTGAAAGCAATAATGTCCCCCTGCCCATGATCACCAAGATCGTCATCGCCATCAGCAGTTTCCTGGCCCAATACTGGTGGCTGCTTTTAACCCTGATCATCCTTGCAACAATTGCCTTGCGGTCGTATTATAAGA
This window contains:
- a CDS encoding type II secretion system F family protein, with the protein product MTAKSESEALAKIRALGHTPIKVEEKAQTSRKVGGSLTRQKVKLDHLKIFCKQLETMLNAGLSLHSSLDILAEQTESKQFAEIIKEVNIAILKGSSLSEAMKKYPKVFPELMVSLTAAGEKSGRLDEVMGRLAVQYEREAKVKNKMRNAMIYPAILGIITVIAMAVIMIFVVPTFVDIFESNNVPLPMITKIVIAISSFLAQYWWLLLTLIILATIALRSYYKTPGGRRFFDQRKMSFFLIKKSIVRINAALFTRTLSTLLASGVPLIESLVSAGATTSNMIIVDAMEEITSELRKGGSLSKLLEKSKLFPSMMTSMIAVGEESGALDDMLLKTADFYDEELEDAMQRLVASIEPVMIVVMGAIIGFLVAAVMLPIFGMSSTVQ